The Pseudomonas kermanshahensis genome includes a window with the following:
- the yegQ gene encoding tRNA 5-hydroxyuridine modification protein YegQ: MTPPAKPELLAPAGTLKTMRYAFAYGADAVYAGQPRYSLRVRNNEFDHANLALGIQEAHALGKRFYVVINIAPHNAKLKTFLKDLAPVIAMAPDALIMSDPGLIMLVRQHYPQMPVHLSVQANTVNWASVQFWQQLGLSRVILSRELSLEEIEDIRHHVPDMELEVFVHGALCMAYSGRCLLSGYLNKRDANQGTCTNACRWKYDATPASEDATGDIVREVQPTLGLGAPTDQVFLLQESNRPEEAMPAFEDEHGTYIMNAKDLRAIQHVERLASMGVHSLKIEGRTKSHFYCARAVQSYRQAIDDAVAGRPFDRALMGNLESLAQRGYTEGFLRRHVHDEYQNYQRGNSVSDRQQFVGELTGARVDGLAEIKVKNRFAVGDHLELMTPRGNYHFDLHRLCDRQQQAIEVAPGDGHVVYLPIPEQVPLEYGLLMRDLRHDEAAA; the protein is encoded by the coding sequence ATGACCCCTCCCGCCAAGCCCGAACTGCTGGCCCCCGCTGGCACCCTCAAGACAATGCGCTACGCCTTCGCCTACGGCGCCGACGCCGTCTATGCCGGCCAACCACGCTACAGCCTGCGGGTGCGCAACAACGAATTCGACCACGCCAACCTGGCGCTGGGCATCCAGGAGGCTCATGCCCTGGGCAAGCGTTTCTACGTGGTAATCAACATCGCCCCGCACAATGCCAAGCTGAAAACCTTCCTCAAGGACCTCGCACCGGTGATCGCGATGGCGCCGGATGCGCTGATCATGTCCGACCCCGGCCTGATCATGCTGGTGCGCCAGCACTACCCACAGATGCCGGTGCATTTGTCGGTGCAGGCCAACACCGTCAACTGGGCGAGCGTGCAGTTCTGGCAACAGCTGGGGCTGAGCCGGGTGATCCTGTCGCGAGAGCTGTCGCTCGAAGAGATTGAAGACATCCGCCACCACGTGCCGGACATGGAACTGGAAGTGTTCGTCCACGGTGCCCTGTGCATGGCCTACTCTGGCCGCTGCCTGCTGTCGGGCTACCTCAACAAGCGTGACGCCAACCAAGGCACCTGCACCAATGCTTGCCGCTGGAAGTACGACGCCACGCCGGCCAGCGAGGATGCTACCGGCGACATCGTGCGCGAAGTGCAACCGACCCTGGGGCTCGGTGCCCCAACCGATCAGGTCTTCCTGCTGCAGGAAAGCAACCGCCCAGAGGAAGCGATGCCGGCGTTCGAGGACGAGCACGGCACCTACATCATGAACGCCAAGGACCTGCGCGCCATCCAGCACGTCGAACGGCTGGCCAGCATGGGCGTGCACTCGCTGAAAATCGAAGGCCGCACCAAGTCGCACTTCTACTGCGCCCGCGCGGTGCAGTCCTACCGCCAGGCCATCGACGACGCCGTGGCAGGCCGGCCTTTCGACCGCGCCCTGATGGGCAACCTCGAATCCCTGGCGCAGCGCGGCTACACCGAAGGCTTCCTGCGCCGGCATGTGCACGATGAGTACCAGAACTACCAGCGTGGCAACTCGGTGTCTGACCGCCAGCAGTTCGTCGGCGAACTGACCGGCGCGCGTGTGGACGGCCTGGCTGAGATCAAGGTCAAGAACCGCTTCGCCGTGGGCGACCACTTGGAGCTGATGACCCCGCGCGGCAACTACCATTTCGACCTGCACCGCCTGTGCGACCGCCAGCAGCAGGCCATCGAGGTAGCTCCGGGTGACGGCCATGTGGTGTACCTGCCGATTCCGGAGCAGGTCCCGCTGGAGTACGGCCTGCTGATGCGTGACCTGCGCCACGACGAGGCCGCCGCCTGA
- a CDS encoding copper resistance system multicopper oxidase, producing the protein MLRNPSRRTFVKGLGAATTLAGLGLWRPLAQAADGRDLAGQHFELSVGQTAVNITGRPRTALTVNDSLPGPLLRWREGDTVSLRVRNRLAQSTSIHWHGILLPANMDGVPGLSFAGIEPGGDYLYQFTLRQSGTYWYHSHSGLQEQAGVYGAIVIEPREPEAHQYQRDHVLLFSDWSDQPPEQLLATLKKQSDAFNYHKRTLGDFINDVADHGWSTTVAERMSWARMRMSPTDLADVSAATYSYLLNGQPPNGNFTCLFQPGETVRLRLINASAMTYFDFRIPGLTLTVIAADGLPVTPVSVDELRIAVAETYDVLVTVGDLPAYTLYAQSMDRSGYARGTLARANGLQAPVPQPDPRPVLSMADMGHSAMAGMDHSNMAGMDHSSMATLQQHPPSETGNPLVDMQTMAPQPNLADPGIGLRGNGRRVLTYADLRSPYPDPDGREPSRDIELHLTGHMERFAWSFDGVKFSDAEPLRLAYGERVRITLVNDTMMTHPIHLHGMWSDLEDEQGRFLVRKHTVDIPPGSRRSYRVTADALGRWAYHCHLLYHMETGMFREVRVDE; encoded by the coding sequence ATGTTGCGCAACCCCTCCCGCCGTACCTTCGTCAAAGGCCTGGGCGCCGCCACTACGCTGGCGGGCCTGGGGCTTTGGCGGCCACTGGCCCAGGCCGCCGACGGCCGCGACCTGGCCGGCCAGCACTTCGAGCTGTCGGTCGGCCAGACCGCAGTCAACATCACCGGCCGCCCGCGCACCGCCCTGACCGTCAACGACAGCCTACCCGGCCCGCTGCTGCGCTGGCGCGAAGGTGACACCGTCAGCCTGCGCGTGCGTAACCGCCTCGCCCAAAGCACCTCGATCCATTGGCATGGCATCCTCCTGCCGGCCAACATGGACGGTGTGCCAGGCCTGAGCTTTGCCGGTATCGAGCCCGGCGGCGACTACCTTTACCAGTTCACCCTGCGCCAAAGCGGCACCTACTGGTACCACAGCCATTCCGGGCTGCAGGAGCAGGCCGGGGTGTATGGGGCGATCGTGATCGAACCCCGCGAACCCGAGGCGCATCAGTACCAGCGTGACCATGTGCTGCTGTTCAGCGACTGGTCGGACCAGCCCCCTGAACAGCTCTTGGCGACCCTGAAAAAACAGTCCGACGCTTTCAACTACCACAAACGTACGCTCGGCGATTTCATCAATGACGTGGCCGACCATGGCTGGAGCACCACCGTCGCCGAGCGCATGAGCTGGGCCCGCATGCGCATGAGCCCCACGGACCTGGCCGATGTCAGCGCAGCCACCTACAGCTACTTGCTCAATGGCCAACCACCGAATGGCAACTTCACCTGCCTGTTCCAGCCGGGCGAAACCGTGCGCCTGAGGCTAATCAACGCCTCGGCCATGACCTATTTCGACTTCCGTATCCCCGGCCTGACACTGACGGTGATCGCCGCCGACGGCCTGCCGGTGACACCCGTGAGCGTGGACGAACTGCGCATCGCCGTGGCCGAAACCTACGACGTGCTGGTGACCGTCGGCGACCTGCCCGCCTACACACTGTATGCCCAGAGCATGGACCGCAGTGGCTACGCGCGCGGCACCCTGGCCCGCGCCAACGGCCTGCAGGCCCCCGTGCCGCAACCCGACCCGCGCCCCGTACTGAGCATGGCCGACATGGGCCACAGCGCCATGGCAGGCATGGACCACAGCAACATGGCAGGCATGGACCATTCCAGCATGGCCACCCTGCAGCAACACCCACCCAGCGAAACCGGCAACCCACTGGTGGACATGCAGACCATGGCCCCACAGCCCAACCTCGCCGACCCAGGCATCGGCCTGCGCGGCAACGGCAGGCGCGTGCTGACCTACGCCGACCTGCGCAGCCCTTACCCCGACCCGGATGGCCGCGAACCCTCACGCGACATCGAGCTGCACCTGACCGGCCACATGGAGCGCTTTGCCTGGTCGTTCGACGGGGTCAAGTTCAGCGATGCCGAACCGTTGCGCCTGGCCTATGGCGAGCGGGTGCGCATCACCTTGGTCAACGACACCATGATGACCCACCCCATCCACCTGCATGGCATGTGGAGCGACCTGGAAGACGAACAGGGGCGCTTTCTGGTGCGCAAGCACACCGTCGACATCCCGCCTGGCAGCCGCCGCAGCTACCGAGTTACTGCCGACGCCCTGGGCCGCTGGGCCTACCACTGCCATTTGCTCTACCACATGGAGACCGGCATGTTCCGCGAGGTACGCGTCGATGAATGA
- a CDS encoding copper resistance protein B: protein MNELNSRRIVTGVALVALLASERAMAAGLQHRGHGAMPMDHSQMNHATPPAQPPRTPLPVLSDADRRAAFPPLPGHQVHDRALNGAVIVDQLEYQHFDSSGALNWNANAWVGGDIDRLWLRSEGEREQGKTHKAELQALWGHAISPWWELVGGLRQDFKPASGQAWAAFGIQGTPLYGVELEATAYVGERQQTALRLEAAYAMLLTNRWVLEPTLEANVFGRDDRRREQGTGLADSEIGLRLRYEISRGFAPYVGVSFNRLHGDRADQAREDGEDTGQTRLVAGIRLRF from the coding sequence ATGAATGAGCTCAATAGCCGTCGCATCGTCACCGGTGTGGCCCTGGTGGCGCTGCTCGCCAGTGAACGCGCCATGGCCGCCGGCCTGCAGCACAGGGGCCACGGCGCCATGCCCATGGACCACAGCCAGATGAACCACGCAACGCCGCCTGCGCAACCACCGCGTACGCCGCTGCCGGTGCTCAGTGACGCCGACCGTCGCGCAGCCTTTCCGCCGCTTCCAGGGCACCAGGTGCATGACCGGGCGCTGAACGGGGCGGTGATCGTCGACCAGCTTGAATACCAGCACTTCGACAGCAGCGGCGCGTTGAACTGGAACGCAAACGCCTGGGTCGGCGGCGACATCGACCGCCTGTGGCTGCGCAGCGAAGGCGAACGCGAGCAGGGCAAAACCCACAAGGCCGAACTGCAGGCGCTCTGGGGCCACGCCATCAGCCCTTGGTGGGAACTGGTCGGCGGCCTGCGCCAAGACTTCAAGCCCGCCAGCGGCCAGGCCTGGGCCGCCTTCGGTATCCAGGGGACGCCGCTGTATGGCGTTGAGCTGGAGGCCACTGCCTACGTCGGCGAGCGGCAACAGACCGCGCTGCGCCTGGAAGCCGCTTACGCTATGCTGCTGACCAACCGCTGGGTACTCGAACCCACCCTGGAAGCGAACGTTTTTGGCCGCGACGATAGGCGCCGCGAGCAAGGCACGGGGCTGGCCGACAGCGAAATCGGCCTGCGCCTGCGCTATGAAATCAGCCGTGGTTTCGCGCCGTACGTCGGGGTCAGTTTCAATCGCTTGCACGGCGACCGCGCCGACCAGGCCCGCGAAGACGGCGAAGACACCGGCCAGACCCGCCTGGTGGCCGGTATCCGCCTGCGTTTCTAA
- a CDS encoding DUF411 domain-containing protein codes for MLHKHLLTLGLLAITGLAQAAEAIDVYRDPNCGCCKAWISHLRDNGFTVNDHVEPNMSAVKQRLGVAPRLASCHTGVIDGKFVEGHVPAEQVRLLAKRSDLKGLAVPGMPMGSPGMEMGDHKDAYQVIGVTQDGQDTVVANY; via the coding sequence ATGCTGCACAAACACCTGCTGACCCTCGGTCTGCTGGCTATCACTGGCCTGGCCCAGGCCGCCGAGGCCATCGATGTCTACCGCGACCCCAACTGCGGCTGCTGCAAGGCCTGGATCAGCCACCTGCGCGACAACGGCTTCACCGTCAACGACCACGTCGAACCGAACATGAGCGCAGTCAAGCAACGCCTGGGCGTGGCACCGCGCCTGGCGTCATGCCATACCGGGGTGATCGACGGCAAGTTCGTCGAAGGCCATGTGCCAGCCGAACAGGTCCGCTTGCTGGCCAAACGCAGCGACCTCAAGGGCCTGGCCGTCCCCGGCATGCCCATGGGCTCGCCGGGCATGGAAATGGGTGACCACAAAGACGCTTACCAGGTCATCGGTGTGACCCAGGATGGCCAGGACACCGTGGTCGCCAACTACTGA
- a CDS encoding YqaA family protein yields the protein MLSEWALFFSAFGAATLLPLQSEAVLVGLLLRQPDAWPTLLLVATLGNVLGSVVNWVLGRAIEHLRDKRWFPFSARQLERAQQRYQRWGQWSLLLSWMPVIGDPLTLIAGIMREPFWRFMLLVTLAKAGRYAVVAMITLGWFHAW from the coding sequence ATGCTCAGCGAGTGGGCGCTGTTCTTCAGCGCCTTCGGCGCCGCCACCCTGTTGCCGTTGCAATCGGAGGCCGTGCTGGTTGGTTTGCTGCTGCGCCAGCCCGACGCTTGGCCGACCTTGTTGCTGGTGGCCACCTTGGGCAATGTGCTTGGCTCAGTGGTCAACTGGGTATTGGGCCGGGCCATCGAGCACCTGCGTGACAAGCGGTGGTTCCCGTTCAGCGCCCGCCAGCTCGAACGCGCGCAACAACGCTACCAGCGCTGGGGGCAGTGGTCGCTGCTGCTGAGCTGGATGCCAGTGATCGGCGACCCGCTGACCCTGATCGCGGGGATCATGCGTGAGCCCTTCTGGCGCTTTATGCTGCTGGTGACCCTGGCCAAGGCCGGCCGTTACGCCGTGGTGGCGATGATCACCCTGGGCTGGTTTCACGCCTGGTAA
- a CDS encoding alpha/beta fold hydrolase: MLRATALALACLVGGPALAAESPTYGKQLEGFSYPHPLKHFDFSSQGQALQMGYMDVPAQGQANGHSVVLMHGKNFCAATWETTINALSKAGYRVIAPDQIGFCTSSKPAYYQYSFQQLAHNTHALLDQLGVKQAIVLGHSTGGMLATRYALMYPQQVERLAMVNPIGLEDWKALGVPYRTVDQWYARELKLDAAGVREYERKTYYAGRWKPEYERWVQMLVGLNQGPGHEAVAWNSALIYDMIFTQPVYHEFKDLKMPTLLLIGDQDTTAIGSDIAPPEVKARLGKYQVLGPQVAKLIPQGELVTFEGMGHAPQIEEPVRFNRTLIEWLGR, translated from the coding sequence ATGCTGCGCGCAACCGCCCTGGCCCTTGCCTGCCTTGTCGGCGGCCCGGCCCTTGCTGCCGAGTCGCCCACCTACGGCAAACAACTCGAAGGGTTCAGCTACCCTCATCCGCTCAAGCATTTCGACTTCAGCTCCCAGGGCCAAGCCCTGCAGATGGGCTACATGGACGTACCCGCCCAAGGCCAGGCCAATGGCCACAGCGTGGTGCTGATGCATGGCAAGAACTTCTGCGCCGCGACCTGGGAAACCACCATCAATGCCCTGAGCAAAGCCGGCTACCGGGTCATCGCCCCGGACCAGATCGGCTTCTGCACCTCAAGCAAACCTGCGTATTACCAGTACAGCTTCCAGCAATTGGCGCATAACACCCACGCCTTGCTCGACCAGCTGGGCGTAAAGCAGGCCATTGTGCTTGGCCACTCCACCGGCGGCATGCTCGCGACCCGCTATGCGCTGATGTACCCGCAGCAAGTCGAACGCCTGGCGATGGTCAACCCGATTGGCCTGGAAGACTGGAAGGCCCTGGGCGTCCCCTACCGTACGGTGGACCAGTGGTATGCACGGGAGCTCAAGCTCGATGCCGCCGGGGTGCGTGAGTATGAGCGCAAGACCTATTACGCCGGGCGCTGGAAGCCGGAGTATGAGCGCTGGGTACAGATGCTGGTGGGCCTCAACCAAGGGCCGGGGCATGAAGCAGTGGCGTGGAACTCGGCGTTGATCTACGACATGATTTTCACCCAGCCGGTGTACCACGAGTTCAAGGACCTGAAGATGCCGACCCTGTTGCTGATCGGTGATCAGGACACCACGGCCATCGGCAGCGACATCGCGCCGCCAGAGGTCAAGGCACGTTTGGGCAAATACCAGGTGCTGGGGCCGCAAGTGGCCAAGCTGATCCCCCAGGGTGAACTGGTGACGTTCGAGGGTATGGGCCACGCGCCGCAGATCGAAGAGCCGGTGCGGTTCAACCGAACGCTGATCGAGTGGTTGGGGCGCTGA